The proteins below come from a single Leptotrichia sp. oral taxon 223 genomic window:
- a CDS encoding MBL fold metallo-hydrolase — MIEKIKIGLNNLYLFKNKNDEYLLLDTGVHVKKKKILKRIIQKIGEVKKIKVIVLSHSHADHVGNLKILIDAIGDVRVIAHKNSENVLETGRSVIPNGFYPFTEKVSKKLKSKKNFSKNIFPKLEKTDMEKVIFIDFLQQKRILLSECGFGNMEIIETKGHSDDSVSLAVFDEKNNEKYLFCGDMVQNLCFKFPLIPLFGENKEELIENWKKIILNGYDKIFPATGKEIMAPDLIRRLGKDEKNRI; from the coding sequence ATGATAGAAAAAATAAAAATTGGGTTAAATAATTTGTATTTATTTAAAAATAAAAATGATGAATATTTATTGCTAGATACGGGGGTACATGTAAAAAAGAAAAAAATTTTGAAGAGAATAATTCAGAAAATTGGAGAGGTAAAAAAGATAAAAGTGATAGTTCTAAGCCATTCTCACGCTGATCATGTGGGAAATTTGAAAATTCTTATTGATGCAATTGGAGATGTTAGAGTTATTGCACATAAAAATTCTGAAAATGTATTAGAAACAGGAAGAAGTGTTATTCCAAATGGATTTTATCCATTTACAGAAAAGGTTTCTAAAAAATTGAAAAGTAAAAAGAATTTTAGTAAAAATATCTTTCCAAAATTGGAGAAAACTGATATGGAAAAAGTGATTTTTATTGATTTTTTACAACAGAAAAGGATTTTGCTTTCAGAATGTGGTTTTGGAAATATGGAAATTATTGAAACAAAGGGACATTCAGATGATTCGGTTTCTCTTGCAGTTTTTGATGAAAAAAATAATGAGAAATATTTGTTTTGTGGGGATATGGTTCAGAACTTATGTTTTAAATTTCCATTAATTCCGCTATTTGGGGAGAATAAGGAAGAGTTGATTGAAAATTGGAAAAAGATTATTCTGAATGGCTATGATAAAATTTTTCCTGCGACGGGAAAAGAGATTATGGCACCAGATTTGATTAGGAGACTGGGGAAAGATGAAAAAAATAGAATTTAA
- a CDS encoding lysophospholipid acyltransferase family protein, giving the protein MKTTIDFIIFSIFYIFIKIFNFFPPKIRLKISEFIGVLLFYLIPKGRKLSYRNLNLILNEQNGFNYSKKEIKSIAIKSYKNTAKSFLLPFWIYEYFENFPPKIYNSELLEKLKSENERIILVTSHFGFFHASLFPTGNDRMFIPIRIIPNKFIESYMDKIRFRNNMTYFPEQNYKSFLKNKNSKGVFVLLSDVRKPGGDKIKFFGLPTTNSGFPAYFSKKENIPIVIIHNEVDKNNICHIFIDKVIHPENYKNRHEIMKSILAEYEKIILKLPEQWFWFQDRWQDGI; this is encoded by the coding sequence ATGAAAACAACCATAGATTTTATAATATTCTCAATTTTTTATATTTTTATAAAAATCTTTAACTTTTTTCCACCGAAAATTCGTCTAAAAATATCTGAATTTATTGGAGTTCTGCTTTTTTATCTCATTCCAAAAGGGAGAAAATTGTCGTATCGTAACTTAAATTTGATTTTAAATGAGCAAAATGGGTTTAATTACTCAAAAAAAGAAATCAAGTCAATTGCGATAAAATCTTATAAAAATACAGCAAAGTCGTTTTTACTGCCCTTCTGGATTTATGAATATTTTGAGAATTTTCCGCCAAAAATATATAATTCTGAATTACTGGAAAAATTAAAGAGTGAAAATGAACGGATTATTCTTGTTACTTCACATTTTGGATTTTTTCACGCCAGCCTTTTTCCAACGGGAAATGATAGGATGTTTATCCCAATTAGAATTATTCCAAATAAATTTATTGAATCCTATATGGATAAAATTCGTTTTAGAAACAATATGACTTATTTTCCGGAGCAGAACTACAAGTCTTTTTTGAAAAATAAAAATTCAAAGGGCGTTTTTGTGCTTTTAAGTGATGTAAGAAAACCAGGTGGCGATAAAATCAAATTTTTTGGCTTACCTACCACTAATTCAGGCTTTCCTGCCTATTTTTCCAAGAAAGAGAATATTCCGATTGTTATTATTCACAATGAAGTTGATAAAAACAATATTTGCCACATTTTTATAGACAAAGTTATCCATCCTGAAAATTACAAAAATAGACACGAAATAATGAAATCTATTTTAGCTGAATACGAAAAAATTATCTTAAAACTGCCGGAACAATGGTTCTGGTTTCAGGACAGATGGCAGGATGGAATCTAA